One stretch of Deinococcus carri DNA includes these proteins:
- a CDS encoding aldo/keto reductase, producing MHKRPLGRTGLYVSEIGYGAWGISGVQWLGARDDESLAALRRYLDLGGNFIDTALAYGEGHSEQLVGQVARERPGVIVATKIPPKNRQWPAAPATTADQAFPGEYVIDCTERSLANLGLDSVDVQQFHVWNDSWLGQGDWQDAVAQLRRDGRIRHFGISINDHQPENGIRAVEQGVVETVQVIYNVFDQSPQDRLLDACHANGVGVIVRVALDEGSLTGNITPGTTFPDGDWRSGYFGGDRKAELQDHLRAIETDLGITTAQLPETALRFVLSHPAVSTVIVGMRSVRNVERNAALADGQGLPEEQVRKLHAHRWERNWYDPA from the coding sequence ATGCACAAACGTCCCCTGGGCCGCACGGGCCTCTACGTCAGCGAGATCGGGTATGGGGCCTGGGGCATCAGCGGAGTGCAGTGGCTGGGTGCCCGGGACGACGAGAGCCTCGCAGCCCTGCGCCGTTACCTCGACCTGGGCGGCAACTTCATCGACACGGCGCTGGCCTACGGTGAGGGGCACAGCGAGCAGCTTGTCGGGCAGGTCGCGCGGGAACGGCCGGGCGTGATCGTCGCCACCAAGATTCCGCCCAAAAACCGCCAGTGGCCCGCGGCCCCCGCGACCACCGCCGATCAGGCCTTTCCCGGCGAGTACGTGATCGACTGCACCGAGCGCAGTCTGGCGAACCTGGGTCTGGACAGTGTGGACGTGCAGCAGTTTCACGTCTGGAACGACTCCTGGCTGGGCCAGGGCGACTGGCAGGACGCCGTAGCGCAACTGAGACGCGACGGCAGAATTCGTCACTTCGGCATCTCCATCAACGACCACCAGCCCGAAAATGGCATTCGCGCCGTCGAGCAGGGCGTGGTGGAGACGGTGCAGGTCATCTACAACGTGTTCGACCAGTCGCCCCAGGACCGCCTGCTGGACGCCTGCCACGCGAACGGCGTGGGCGTGATTGTCCGCGTGGCGCTCGACGAGGGAAGCCTGACCGGCAACATCACCCCCGGCACGACCTTTCCGGACGGCGACTGGCGCAGCGGCTACTTCGGCGGCGACCGCAAGGCCGAACTCCAGGACCACCTGCGCGCCATCGAGACTGACCTCGGCATCACCACCGCGCAGCTCCCCGAAACGGCCCTGCGCTTCGTCCTGAGCCACCCCGCCGTCAGCACCGTCATCGTGGGGATGCGCTCGGTCCGCAACGTGGAACGCAACGCCGCCCTCGCCGACGGCCAGGGCCTCCCCGAGGAACAGGTGCGGAAGCTGCACGCCCACCGCTGGGAGCGCAACTGGTACGACCCGGCGTGA
- a CDS encoding Rieske 2Fe-2S domain-containing protein, whose amino-acid sequence MSLSHRKLSRRALLERWWVLPVAGTLGAFGYMGWYASRVTFGKRKVGEPDFQPGEAVRVAGFGAFRPGVWTAVPFTYAGRPCLALSVPQPVPGGLTLGGPNQDSPGSFVAYSRVCTHLGCSVNLVRDPEVLAFAYNYRPPSDARHPQLGCPCHFSVFDPLQAGEAVFGKANAPLPRVRLEARGDGLYATGIEPAPAAGG is encoded by the coding sequence GTGAGCCTCAGCCACCGCAAGCTCAGCCGCCGCGCCCTGCTCGAACGCTGGTGGGTGCTGCCAGTGGCGGGCACGCTGGGGGCCTTCGGGTATATGGGCTGGTACGCCTCGCGCGTGACCTTCGGGAAACGGAAGGTGGGAGAGCCGGACTTCCAGCCGGGCGAGGCCGTGCGGGTGGCGGGCTTCGGGGCCTTCCGGCCGGGGGTCTGGACGGCGGTGCCCTTCACCTACGCGGGGCGACCCTGCCTGGCCCTGAGCGTGCCCCAGCCCGTGCCGGGCGGTCTGACCCTCGGGGGGCCGAATCAGGACAGTCCGGGGAGCTTCGTGGCCTACTCGCGGGTCTGCACCCATCTGGGCTGCTCCGTGAATCTGGTCCGCGACCCGGAGGTGCTGGCCTTCGCGTACAACTACCGGCCGCCGAGCGACGCGCGGCACCCCCAACTGGGCTGCCCCTGTCACTTCAGCGTGTTCGACCCCCTCCAGGCAGGCGAGGCGGTGTTCGGCAAGGCGAACGCACCCCTCCCCCGTGTGCGGTTGGAGGCACGGGGCGACGGCCTGTACGCGACGGGCATCGAGCCTGCGCCAGCGGCGGGAGGGTGA
- a CDS encoding LLM class flavin-dependent oxidoreductase produces the protein MTAPTPSPEPRPFELGLYTFAERTPDPATGLTVSPEQRMKDLLEEMELADQVGLDVFGVGEHHRPDYLVSAPAIVLAAAATRTRNIRLTSAVTVLGTEDPVRVYQQFATLDLLSGGRAEIMAGRGSFAESFPLFLGGAPADYDALFAEKLDLLLRARDHEHVFWQGRTRPPLRGEGVYPRHLQEHLPIWLAVGGTPSSARRAGMLGLPMALAIIGGMPERFVPFADLFREAARAAGHPHLPLGINSHGFIAPTSQQAADLAYPVHAEVMNQLGRERGWPPMTRAHFEGDRSLRGALFVGDPQQVAEKILFQHDLFGHQRFLMQMSVGTLPHAQMMKAIELFGTEVAPAVRAEVARRNAGTAGLQGAESATGNS, from the coding sequence ATGACGGCCCCGACCCCTTCCCCCGAACCCCGCCCCTTCGAACTCGGCCTCTACACCTTCGCGGAACGCACGCCCGACCCGGCTACTGGTCTCACCGTCAGCCCCGAGCAGAGAATGAAAGACCTGCTGGAGGAGATGGAACTGGCCGACCAGGTGGGCCTGGACGTGTTCGGCGTGGGGGAACACCACCGGCCCGACTACCTCGTGTCGGCCCCCGCCATCGTGCTGGCCGCTGCCGCCACGCGCACGCGCAACATCCGCCTCACGAGTGCGGTGACGGTGCTGGGCACCGAGGACCCCGTCCGGGTGTACCAGCAGTTCGCCACGCTGGACCTGCTTTCCGGTGGGCGGGCGGAAATCATGGCCGGGCGTGGGTCCTTCGCGGAGTCCTTTCCGCTGTTCCTGGGCGGGGCACCCGCCGACTACGACGCCCTGTTTGCCGAGAAGCTGGACCTGCTGCTGAGGGCACGCGACCACGAACACGTCTTCTGGCAGGGCCGCACCCGTCCTCCGCTCCGTGGCGAGGGGGTCTATCCGCGCCACCTGCAAGAACATCTTCCCATCTGGCTCGCGGTGGGCGGCACGCCTTCCTCGGCGCGGCGGGCGGGAATGCTCGGCCTGCCGATGGCGCTCGCCATCATCGGCGGGATGCCGGAGCGCTTCGTGCCCTTCGCCGACCTCTTCCGGGAGGCCGCCCGTGCCGCCGGGCATCCCCACCTGCCGCTGGGCATCAACTCGCACGGCTTCATCGCGCCCACCTCGCAGCAGGCCGCCGACCTGGCCTATCCCGTTCACGCGGAGGTCATGAACCAGCTCGGGCGTGAGCGTGGCTGGCCGCCGATGACCCGTGCCCATTTCGAGGGGGACCGCTCGCTGCGCGGCGCGCTGTTCGTGGGCGACCCGCAGCAGGTCGCCGAGAAAATCCTCTTCCAGCACGACCTGTTCGGCCACCAGCGGTTCCTGATGCAGATGAGCGTGGGTACCCTGCCCCACGCCCAGATGATGAAAGCCATCGAACTCTTCGGCACCGAGGTCGCCCCCGCCGTCCGCGCGGAGGTGGCGAGGCGCAATGCGGGGACAGCGGGGCTTCAGGGTGCGGAGTCGGCCACTGGCAACTCGTAG
- a CDS encoding PhzF family phenazine biosynthesis protein, producing the protein MTPPPHPSSLIPHPYSVFTPGGKTVAVFPNASGDLQARAAAAGAPLSVFVEAADMTGVSLRVFTPTQEKGSSDSGALAALAFLQTQGGLLDVMDVRMGGEVTPAQLCGGEWLLRQGDVRVTQAPAADLSPLGLEVRSVQVASAGRPTLVVEVADLAALEAFMPDAEAVAAVNRATGTTGLVLYTPGGPDRAEVSFRAFGPLRGFLEDGASSNMFACLVGVLGAGGQLPTDTNMLRGAQRRPGAPSRLTAQFTAAPDGAADVWVGGRAERLSP; encoded by the coding sequence ATGACGCCCCCCCCTCATCCCTCATCGCTCATCCCTCATCCCTACTCCGTCTTCACCCCTGGCGGCAAGACCGTCGCCGTCTTCCCCAACGCTTCCGGCGACCTCCAGGCCAGGGCTGCCGCTGCCGGGGCACCGCTGAGCGTCTTCGTGGAGGCAGCGGACATGACGGGCGTTTCGCTGCGGGTGTTCACGCCGACCCAGGAGAAGGGCAGTTCGGATTCCGGGGCGCTGGCGGCCCTCGCCTTCCTGCAAACACAGGGCGGGCTGCTGGATGTGATGGATGTGCGGATGGGCGGCGAGGTCACGCCCGCGCAACTGTGCGGCGGCGAGTGGCTGCTGCGGCAGGGAGACGTTCGGGTGACCCAGGCTCCGGCAGCGGACCTCTCCCCCCTCGGCCTTGAGGTGAGGAGCGTTCAGGTCGCCTCGGCGGGCCGCCCGACTCTGGTGGTGGAGGTCGCGGACCTCGCGGCGCTGGAAGCCTTTATGCCGGATGCGGAAGCGGTCGCGGCCGTGAACCGAGCGACGGGCACGACGGGGCTGGTGCTCTATACGCCAGGCGGCCCCGACCGGGCGGAGGTCAGTTTCCGCGCCTTCGGCCCGCTGAGGGGCTTTCTGGAGGATGGGGCGAGCAGCAACATGTTCGCCTGCCTGGTGGGCGTGCTGGGGGCAGGGGGACAGCTCCCCACCGACACGAATATGCTGCGGGGCGCGCAGCGGAGGCCGGGTGCCCCTTCGCGTCTGACGGCACAGTTCACGGCGGCACCGGACGGCGCGGCCGACGTGTGGGTGGGCGGCCGGGCGGAGCGGCTCAGCCCGTGA
- a CDS encoding benzoate/H(+) symporter BenE family transporter, with amino-acid sequence MTALTDLRRDASASAVTAGFVAVVVGAASSIGLLVGAARDFGLTQGQTVSWVLSCYLAISVSGFALTWRHRAPVKMAWTTPGLALVASLAASHGMHYAEVLGAYVLSAGLMTGLGITGAFERVTARIPASLANALLAGVLLPFVLGAFRVLPQAPLPVGGMLLVFLAGRARFPRWAVPAALLAGAGLSLAAGAVGPLTGGGLGTLVWTTPEFSLRGVLTLALPLTVLNLASQQLPGVAVLRACGFARVPTSPLVTWSGVASLLSAPFGAHTTTLAAITAAIAAGEESHSDPERRWVAGLSAAFFYLMLGVFAGWVVGAVGAVPAPVVAAIAGLALVSTTLASVTAALADERGREAAFLTLAVTASGVTFLGVGSAVWGLLLGGGLGWVLGRRRA; translated from the coding sequence GTGACGGCCCTGACCGACCTGCGGCGGGACGCTTCCGCCTCGGCGGTCACGGCGGGCTTCGTGGCGGTGGTGGTCGGCGCGGCGAGCAGCATCGGGCTGCTGGTGGGGGCGGCGCGGGACTTCGGGCTGACGCAGGGGCAGACCGTGAGCTGGGTGCTGAGCTGCTACCTCGCCATCAGCGTGTCGGGCTTTGCGCTGACGTGGCGGCACCGCGCCCCGGTCAAGATGGCCTGGACCACACCGGGCCTCGCGCTGGTCGCGTCGCTGGCCGCCTCGCACGGCATGCACTACGCCGAGGTGCTGGGGGCCTATGTGCTGAGCGCGGGGCTGATGACGGGGCTGGGCATCACGGGGGCCTTCGAGCGGGTCACGGCGCGGATTCCCGCATCGCTGGCGAATGCGCTGCTGGCCGGGGTGCTGCTGCCGTTCGTGCTGGGGGCGTTCCGGGTGCTGCCGCAAGCGCCGCTGCCGGTGGGCGGGATGCTGCTGGTGTTTCTGGCGGGGCGTGCCCGCTTCCCGCGCTGGGCGGTTCCGGCGGCGCTGCTGGCGGGGGCGGGGCTGTCGCTGGCGGCAGGCGCGGTAGGGCCGCTGACGGGCGGCGGCCTGGGCACCCTGGTCTGGACCACACCCGAATTCAGCCTGCGCGGCGTGCTGACGCTGGCGCTGCCGCTGACGGTGCTGAACCTCGCCTCGCAGCAGCTGCCGGGCGTGGCGGTGCTGCGGGCCTGCGGCTTTGCGCGGGTGCCGACCTCGCCGCTGGTCACGTGGTCGGGGGTCGCCAGCCTGCTTTCCGCGCCATTCGGGGCGCACACCACCACCCTCGCGGCCATCACGGCGGCCATTGCGGCGGGCGAGGAATCGCACAGTGACCCCGAGCGGCGCTGGGTCGCGGGCCTCAGCGCGGCCTTCTTCTACCTGATGCTGGGCGTGTTCGCGGGGTGGGTGGTGGGGGCGGTGGGGGCGGTGCCTGCGCCCGTGGTGGCGGCCATTGCGGGGTTGGCCCTCGTCTCGACCACTCTAGCGAGCGTCACGGCGGCGCTGGCCGACGAGCGGGGGCGCGAGGCCGCCTTTCTCACGCTGGCGGTCACGGCGAGCGGCGTGACGTTCCTGGGCGTGGGGAGCGCGGTGTGGGGCCTGCTACTGGGCGGTGGGCTGGGCTGGGTGCTGGGGCGGCGGCGCGCCTGA
- a CDS encoding GNAT family N-acetyltransferase, with translation MVGLTYTRGDLAAASAVLTATASRLAERGEALWPLASLTPERLAQHYPAEGWRVAWQGGQAVGTFVLLDRDALFWPEDPPGEALYLHKLGIHPDAQGQGLAHRLLTEAARETREAGCAFLRLDTAASRPKLRALYESAGFRAVDEREVKGFRVVRYELPVADSAP, from the coding sequence GTGGTGGGCCTGACCTACACGCGCGGCGACCTGGCCGCCGCCTCGGCCGTCCTGACGGCCACGGCCTCCCGGCTGGCCGAACGGGGCGAGGCCCTCTGGCCGCTGGCGAGCCTCACACCCGAGCGGCTGGCCCAGCACTACCCGGCGGAAGGCTGGCGCGTGGCCTGGCAGGGCGGTCAGGCGGTCGGCACCTTCGTGCTGCTGGACCGTGACGCCCTCTTCTGGCCGGAGGACCCCCCCGGCGAGGCGCTGTACCTGCACAAGCTCGGCATCCACCCGGACGCGCAGGGCCAGGGCCTCGCCCACCGGCTGCTGACGGAGGCCGCACGGGAAACCCGTGAGGCCGGGTGTGCCTTCCTGCGCCTGGACACGGCCGCCAGCCGCCCGAAACTCCGCGCGCTGTACGAGTCGGCGGGCTTCCGGGCGGTGGACGAGCGCGAGGTGAAGGGCTTCCGGGTGGTGCGCTACGAGTTGCCAGTGGCCGACTCCGCACCCTGA
- a CDS encoding MaoC family dehydratase, whose product MNDDLNRPQGRYFEELTPGTVIRHRVTRTITEADNVFFTTMTMNPQPLHLDREYAAATEFGQPLVNSMLTLSLLVGLSVPELTLGTLVANLGLTDVVFPKPVFHGDTIRAESEVLEVRESKSRPSAGLVTVEHRAVNQRGEVVARCKRTALMQKKPSAISR is encoded by the coding sequence ATGAACGACGACCTCAACCGCCCGCAGGGCCGCTACTTCGAGGAACTCACGCCCGGCACGGTCATCCGCCACCGCGTCACGCGGACCATCACCGAGGCCGACAACGTGTTTTTCACGACGATGACGATGAACCCGCAACCGCTGCACCTCGACCGCGAGTACGCCGCTGCGACCGAGTTCGGCCAGCCGCTGGTGAACAGCATGCTGACCCTCAGCCTGCTGGTGGGCCTCAGCGTGCCGGAGCTGACGCTGGGCACCCTGGTCGCCAACCTGGGCCTGACGGACGTGGTGTTCCCGAAGCCCGTCTTTCACGGCGACACCATCCGCGCCGAGTCGGAGGTGCTGGAAGTCCGCGAGAGCAAATCCCGCCCGAGCGCGGGCCTGGTCACGGTCGAACACCGTGCGGTCAACCAGCGCGGCGAGGTGGTGGCGCGCTGCAAGCGGACGGCGTTGATGCAGAAGAAGCCGTCAGCCATCAGCCGTTAG
- the lysS gene encoding homocitrate synthase, translating into MTPDSPTPLIPARSWAIIDSTLREGEQFARGNFKTGDKIEIARLLDAFGAEFIEVTTPMVGAQTEADIRQLTSLGLNARILTHVRCHLEDVQRAVDLGVDGLDLLFGTSSFLREFSHGKSIAQIIDTASQVIGWIKQNHPGLQIRFSAEDTFRSEEADLMAVYRAVSDLGVHRVGLADTVGVATPRQVYTLVREVRKVIHDECGIEFHGHNDTGCAVSNAYEAIEAGATHIDTTILGIGERNGITPLGGFLARMFTFDPQGLMDKYNLELLPELDRLIARLVDLPIPWNNYLTGEFAYNHKAGMHLKAIYLNPGAYEAIPPGVFGVGRRIQAASKVTGKHAIAYKARELGLHYGEDALRRVTDHIKALAEEGELDDTHLEQVLREWVRA; encoded by the coding sequence ATGACCCCAGATTCCCCCACTCCCCTGATCCCGGCCCGCTCCTGGGCCATCATCGACTCGACGCTGCGGGAGGGCGAGCAGTTCGCACGCGGGAACTTCAAAACGGGGGACAAGATTGAGATTGCGCGGCTCCTCGACGCCTTCGGGGCGGAGTTCATCGAGGTGACGACGCCGATGGTGGGCGCACAGACGGAGGCCGACATCCGCCAACTGACCTCGCTGGGCCTGAATGCCCGAATTCTAACCCACGTGCGCTGTCACCTGGAGGACGTGCAGCGGGCGGTGGACCTGGGCGTGGACGGGCTGGACCTGCTGTTCGGCACCAGTTCCTTCCTGCGCGAGTTTTCCCACGGCAAGAGCATCGCCCAGATCATCGACACGGCCTCGCAGGTGATCGGCTGGATCAAGCAGAATCATCCCGGCCTCCAGATTCGCTTCAGCGCCGAGGACACCTTCCGCTCGGAGGAGGCGGACCTGATGGCCGTGTACCGCGCCGTCTCCGACCTGGGCGTTCACCGCGTCGGGCTGGCGGACACGGTGGGCGTCGCCACGCCCAGGCAGGTCTACACGCTGGTCCGCGAGGTCCGCAAGGTGATTCACGACGAGTGCGGCATCGAGTTCCACGGCCACAACGACACGGGCTGCGCCGTCTCCAACGCCTATGAGGCCATCGAGGCGGGGGCCACCCACATCGACACGACCATCCTGGGGATAGGCGAGCGCAACGGCATCACGCCTCTGGGGGGCTTCCTGGCACGGATGTTCACCTTCGACCCGCAGGGCCTGATGGACAAGTACAACCTGGAACTGCTGCCCGAACTCGACCGCCTGATCGCGCGGCTGGTGGACCTCCCCATTCCCTGGAACAACTACCTGACCGGCGAGTTCGCCTACAACCACAAGGCCGGGATGCACCTCAAGGCCATCTACCTGAACCCCGGTGCCTACGAGGCCATTCCGCCCGGCGTGTTCGGGGTGGGCCGCCGCATCCAGGCGGCGAGCAAGGTGACGGGCAAGCACGCCATTGCCTACAAGGCCCGCGAACTGGGCCTGCACTACGGCGAGGACGCCCTGCGCCGCGTGACCGACCACATCAAGGCCCTGGCCGAGGAGGGCGAGCTGGACGACACGCATCTGGAGCAGGTACTGCGGGAGTGGGTGCGGGCGTAA
- a CDS encoding cysteine desulfurase-like protein yields MNLDAIRAQFPPLAAGRAYLDNAAGGLLPARAIAAITDHLTRFGATNAMPGHLPGRDVLALKHRAREATALFLNANAEDVALGPSATALAFRLAAAFARLWGPGDEVILSGLEHEANASPWRELERVGVKVHVWHARQPEMHLHPDDLAALLSPRTRLVAVTAASNALGVRVDIPAVAAQVRAVGAWTVVDAVHAAPHAFPDVQAWGADFVTFSPYKVWGPHLGALWVSPVHRPHLPWPRLSFVPEGDITGLEHGTPQFELLAGWLGTLDYLRELGGHETLSRAALEAASARIAELEQPVAERLLSGLLNTPGVTVYGPHAMPGRVGTVAFRVEGEAPELTASRLSAEGVDVAAGHFYAVQPLTDLSLYPQGVVRASIAHYTSMEDVERLLAGL; encoded by the coding sequence ATGAACCTCGACGCCATCCGGGCGCAGTTTCCGCCCCTGGCTGCTGGCCGCGCGTACCTCGACAACGCGGCGGGCGGTCTGCTGCCCGCGCGGGCCATCGCCGCCATCACGGACCACCTCACCCGCTTCGGGGCCACCAACGCGATGCCGGGGCACCTGCCGGGGCGCGACGTGCTGGCCCTGAAGCACCGGGCGCGGGAGGCCACCGCCCTCTTCCTCAACGCGAACGCGGAAGACGTGGCCCTGGGGCCGAGCGCCACGGCCCTGGCCTTCCGGCTGGCGGCGGCCTTCGCGCGGCTGTGGGGGCCGGGCGACGAGGTGATTCTCAGCGGCCTGGAACACGAGGCGAACGCCAGCCCCTGGCGCGAGCTGGAGCGCGTGGGCGTGAAGGTCCACGTCTGGCACGCCCGGCAACCCGAAATGCACCTGCACCCGGACGACCTCGCGGCGCTGCTCTCGCCCCGCACGCGGCTGGTGGCAGTGACGGCGGCGAGCAATGCCTTGGGCGTGAGGGTGGATATTCCGGCCGTGGCGGCGCAGGTGCGGGCAGTGGGAGCCTGGACGGTGGTGGACGCCGTTCACGCCGCGCCGCACGCCTTCCCTGACGTGCAGGCCTGGGGCGCGGACTTCGTGACCTTCAGCCCCTACAAGGTCTGGGGGCCGCACCTGGGGGCACTGTGGGTGTCGCCGGTACACCGCCCGCACCTGCCCTGGCCGCGCCTGAGCTTTGTGCCCGAGGGCGATATCACGGGTCTGGAACACGGCACGCCGCAGTTCGAGCTGCTGGCGGGGTGGCTGGGCACGCTCGACTACCTGCGGGAGCTGGGCGGGCACGAAACGCTGAGCCGCGCGGCGCTGGAGGCCGCCTCCGCCCGCATCGCGGAACTGGAGCAGCCTGTCGCGGAACGCCTGCTGTCCGGCCTGCTGAACACCCCCGGCGTCACCGTCTATGGACCCCACGCCATGCCGGGCCGCGTCGGCACCGTCGCCTTCCGCGTGGAGGGCGAGGCCCCGGAACTTACCGCCTCCCGGCTCTCGGCGGAGGGGGTGGACGTGGCGGCGGGGCATTTCTATGCGGTGCAGCCCCTCACGGACCTGAGCCTCTACCCGCAGGGCGTGGTGCGGGCCAGCATCGCGCACTACACCAGCATGGAGGACGTGGAGCGGCTGCTGGCGGGCCTCTGA
- a CDS encoding four helix bundle protein: MTHARFEDLIAWQKARVLAREIYRVTRQGRFAADRGLSGQIQRAAVSIMSNLAEGYERGRASEFHQFTSIAKASCAEVRSQLYVALDVGYLTPDEFGSLMDLAEEVGRLTGGLRASLERKLRSGA; the protein is encoded by the coding sequence GTGACGCACGCGCGGTTTGAGGACCTCATTGCGTGGCAGAAGGCGCGGGTACTGGCGCGGGAGATTTACCGGGTGACGCGGCAGGGGCGGTTTGCCGCCGACCGGGGGCTGAGCGGGCAGATACAGCGGGCCGCCGTGTCCATCATGTCCAACCTCGCGGAAGGGTACGAGCGGGGCCGAGCGAGCGAGTTTCATCAGTTCACGAGCATCGCCAAGGCCTCCTGTGCCGAGGTCCGCTCCCAGTTGTATGTCGCGCTGGACGTGGGCTACCTGACGCCAGATGAGTTCGGCTCCCTGATGGATCTCGCCGAAGAGGTCGGTCGTCTAACAGGCGGCCTCCGCGCCTCCCTGGAAAGAAAGCTACGCTCGGGAGCATGA
- a CDS encoding CoA ester lyase, translating into MSAGMFRPRSVLFAPGNRADLIAKLPRAQPDAVVIDLEDAVPGTEEAKAAARPIARDAARDLIAAAPHLAVFVRVNAPHSPFFADDLAVLTPELAGVVVPKLESAADVGRVAEALAARGLDLPILAGLETGAGVWNAREIMVPPVAWAYFGAEDYTTDLGGTRTPGNLEVLYARSHVALAARLAGVHALDIVVTRLNDEAAFREDAEQGRAIGYGGKLCIHPAQVPLAHTIFGPTDADAGRARRLLAAAHEAAQEGRGAFSFEGQMVDEPMLAKARAILHARGEQAEG; encoded by the coding sequence ATGAGCGCCGGGATGTTCCGCCCGCGCAGTGTGCTGTTTGCGCCGGGCAACCGCGCCGACCTGATTGCCAAGCTGCCCCGCGCCCAGCCCGACGCGGTCGTGATTGACCTCGAAGATGCCGTGCCGGGCACCGAGGAGGCCAAGGCCGCCGCCCGCCCCATCGCCCGCGACGCCGCCCGCGACCTGATTGCCGCCGCGCCCCACCTGGCCGTGTTCGTGCGGGTGAACGCGCCGCACTCGCCCTTCTTCGCGGACGACCTGGCCGTGCTGACGCCGGAACTCGCGGGGGTGGTGGTGCCCAAGCTGGAGTCGGCGGCGGACGTGGGGCGGGTCGCGGAGGCACTGGCGGCGCGGGGGCTGGACCTGCCCATTCTGGCGGGGCTGGAAACGGGCGCGGGGGTGTGGAACGCCCGCGAAATCATGGTGCCGCCCGTCGCCTGGGCCTACTTCGGGGCGGAGGACTACACGACCGACCTGGGGGGCACGCGCACCCCGGGCAATCTGGAGGTGCTGTACGCCCGCTCGCACGTCGCGCTCGCCGCGCGGCTGGCGGGAGTCCACGCGCTTGACATCGTGGTCACGCGTCTGAACGACGAGGCCGCCTTCCGCGAGGACGCCGAGCAGGGCCGCGCCATCGGCTACGGCGGGAAGCTGTGCATTCACCCCGCGCAGGTGCCCCTGGCCCACACCATCTTCGGCCCCACCGACGCCGATGCCGGGCGCGCCCGCCGCCTGCTGGCCGCCGCCCATGAGGCCGCACAGGAGGGCCGGGGAGCCTTCTCCTTCGAGGGGCAGATGGTGGACGAGCCGATGCTGGCGAAGGCGCGGGCCATCCTGCACGCGAGAGGCGAACAGGCAGAAGGGTAA
- a CDS encoding alpha/beta hydrolase, producing MSRLSRNRTLLLGLGALVLGTTLTACSGAGAQDTLNRAISTRGLNVATDQRYGPHERNVLDVYAPADARNAPVVLFVHGGSWQGGDKAGHKFVGESLARAGYVTGVMNYRLAPENRYPTYVQDTAAALKWLRDHAKSFGGDPDDLFVTGHSAGAFNAVEAVDNARWLREAGVPISAVRGVIGIAGPYSYDFRQYQSRVAFPEGSTPDEVMPDRHVRPDAPPHLLLVAANDTTVHPQNGLNMEAALKRAGVPVILTVIPRVNHITIAAALARPLTFLGGTRQAVTDFIEAHRLK from the coding sequence ATGTCCCGTCTTTCCCGCAACCGCACTCTGCTGCTCGGCCTGGGTGCACTGGTCCTGGGCACCACCCTGACCGCCTGCTCGGGCGCGGGCGCACAGGACACCCTGAACCGCGCCATCAGCACCCGTGGCCTGAACGTGGCGACCGACCAGCGGTACGGCCCCCACGAGCGCAACGTGCTGGACGTGTATGCCCCGGCCGACGCGCGGAATGCCCCGGTCGTGCTGTTCGTCCACGGCGGTTCCTGGCAGGGGGGGGACAAGGCCGGGCACAAGTTCGTCGGGGAGAGCCTGGCGCGAGCCGGGTACGTGACGGGCGTGATGAACTACCGCCTCGCGCCGGAAAACCGTTACCCGACCTATGTGCAGGACACCGCCGCCGCCCTGAAGTGGCTGCGCGACCACGCCAAGAGCTTCGGCGGGGACCCCGACGACCTGTTCGTGACGGGGCACTCGGCGGGGGCCTTCAACGCGGTGGAGGCGGTGGACAATGCCCGCTGGCTGCGCGAGGCGGGCGTACCCATCAGCGCGGTGCGGGGCGTGATTGGCATCGCGGGGCCGTACTCCTACGACTTCCGGCAGTACCAGAGCCGCGTGGCCTTTCCTGAGGGCAGCACCCCCGACGAGGTGATGCCCGACCGCCACGTGCGCCCGGACGCGCCGCCGCACCTGCTGCTGGTCGCCGCCAACGACACCACGGTCCACCCGCAAAACGGCCTGAACATGGAAGCGGCCCTGAAGCGGGCGGGCGTGCCTGTCATCCTGACCGTGATCCCGCGCGTCAACCACATCACCATCGCCGCGGCGCTGGCCCGGCCCCTGACCTTTCTGGGGGGGACGCGGCAGGCGGTCACCGACTTTATCGAGGCGCACCGGCTGAAGTGA